A genome region from Rhodanobacter thiooxydans includes the following:
- a CDS encoding Lhr family helicase, which translates to MQPPIAAPAEYAAQAWSRGDAVLELVRHRLGGLGPVTANTLATSLAIDRGEVEQALLRLQSEGYVMQGRFSTDAVDTEWCERHLLARIHRYTIGRLRREIEPVSRRALMRFLFDWQHVSAATRLSGPDALAATLAQLEGYEAAAGAWESELLPARIADYAIHWLDELCRAGRIGWVRLRTASGGGGGPVRSTPIGLLPRRGMAVWTSVAAGDPQEILLSSRAQAVADVLREHGALFFDELLADTRLLRTELEDALGELVAAGRISADSFAGLRALLLPAAKREGGRHRRLRRHQLSGIEDAGRWALARGTTTGKAEPEAIEHIARSLLRRYGVVFWKLLEREAPWLPSWRELLRVYHRLEARGEIRGGRFVEGLVGEQFALPEAIAPLRAVRSRADDGELVCLSGCDPLNLVGTVLAGDKVPALAGARVLYRDGMPIAALVAGKPTPLIELSLADTQLAKHALLRHPPSLPESSAIAR; encoded by the coding sequence ATGCAGCCGCCGATCGCCGCACCCGCCGAGTACGCCGCGCAGGCGTGGTCGCGCGGGGACGCCGTGCTGGAACTGGTGCGCCATCGCCTCGGCGGACTCGGCCCAGTCACCGCGAATACCCTGGCCACCTCATTGGCCATCGATAGGGGCGAGGTCGAACAGGCTCTGCTGCGCCTGCAGTCCGAAGGCTACGTGATGCAGGGTCGCTTCAGCACCGATGCCGTCGACACCGAATGGTGCGAACGCCACCTGCTGGCGCGCATCCATCGCTACACCATCGGCCGGCTGCGCCGCGAGATCGAGCCGGTGAGCCGGCGCGCGCTGATGCGCTTCCTGTTCGACTGGCAACATGTGTCGGCGGCCACCCGACTGAGCGGACCGGACGCACTGGCCGCCACGCTGGCGCAGCTGGAAGGCTACGAGGCGGCAGCCGGTGCGTGGGAGAGCGAGCTGCTGCCGGCGCGCATCGCGGACTATGCGATCCATTGGCTGGACGAGCTGTGCCGCGCCGGCCGCATCGGCTGGGTGCGCCTGCGCACCGCCAGCGGCGGTGGCGGCGGCCCGGTGCGCAGCACGCCGATCGGGCTTTTGCCGCGGCGTGGAATGGCCGTCTGGACGTCCGTGGCCGCGGGCGACCCGCAGGAAATCCTGCTGTCGTCGCGCGCCCAGGCCGTCGCCGATGTGTTGCGCGAACACGGCGCGCTGTTCTTCGACGAACTGCTTGCCGACACCCGCCTGCTGCGCACCGAGCTCGAGGACGCGCTGGGCGAACTGGTCGCCGCCGGCCGGATCAGCGCCGACAGCTTCGCCGGCCTGCGCGCCCTGCTGCTTCCAGCGGCGAAGCGCGAAGGCGGGCGGCATCGCCGGCTGCGTCGGCACCAGCTCAGCGGCATCGAGGATGCGGGACGCTGGGCGCTGGCGCGCGGCACGACGACGGGCAAGGCCGAACCCGAGGCGATCGAACACATCGCCCGCAGCCTGCTGCGCCGCTACGGCGTAGTGTTCTGGAAGTTGCTGGAACGCGAGGCGCCGTGGCTGCCGTCGTGGCGTGAGTTGCTGCGCGTTTACCACCGGCTGGAGGCGCGCGGCGAAATCCGCGGCGGCCGTTTCGTCGAAGGCCTGGTCGGCGAGCAGTTCGCCCTGCCCGAGGCGATCGCGCCGCTGCGCGCGGTGCGCTCGCGCGCGGACGACGGCGAACTGGTCTGCCTCAGCGGCTGCGATCCGCTGAACCTGGTCGGCACCGTGCTGGCCGGCGACAAGGTGCCGGCACTGGCCGGCGCGCGCGTGCTATACCGCGACGGCATGCCGATCGCCGCGCTCGTCGCCGGCAAGCCGACGCCGTTGATCGAGCTCTCCCTCGCCGACACCCAGCTGGCGAAGCACGCGCTGCTGCGCCACCCGCCCTCGCTGCCGGAAAGCTCGGCCATCGCCCGCTGA
- a CDS encoding acyltransferase family protein produces MKRLASLDALRGCTVAAMLLVNDPGDWEHVYWPLEHAAWNGCTPTDLVFPFFLFVVGVSVALAILPRLEQGASPSALSRAAMWRALRILALGVAISLLAAWWLPQAHLRFPGVLQRIALCFVGVALFAIYTKPRTQWWAIAALLLGYRGLLLLSGSLEPWTNIVSRVDSAVFGRFVYLIDPATGRGHDPEGLLSTLPSLAGTLLGLRAGCWLREEKNGRLLFAGMLSLLLGALWSPWLPFNKNLWTPSFVLWTTGWATLALLTFHMLIDRRGWPAWGRRFGVNAIAAYAGSELMQIALPALGWQEPLYQHLFARWMTPRFGPYVPSLAFAVVFVALWWLIVWAMDRRRIHLKL; encoded by the coding sequence ATGAAGCGTCTCGCCTCGCTCGACGCCCTGCGCGGCTGCACCGTGGCAGCGATGCTGCTGGTCAACGACCCGGGCGACTGGGAGCATGTCTACTGGCCGCTGGAGCACGCGGCGTGGAACGGCTGCACGCCGACCGACCTGGTGTTTCCGTTCTTCCTGTTCGTGGTCGGCGTGTCGGTGGCGCTGGCGATCCTGCCGCGGCTGGAGCAGGGCGCTTCGCCGTCCGCGCTGAGCCGCGCCGCGATGTGGCGCGCGCTGCGCATCCTCGCGCTCGGCGTGGCGATCAGTCTGCTGGCGGCGTGGTGGCTGCCGCAGGCACATCTGCGATTCCCCGGCGTGCTGCAGCGGATCGCGCTGTGCTTCGTCGGCGTGGCGCTGTTCGCGATCTATACGAAACCGCGCACGCAGTGGTGGGCGATCGCGGCGCTGCTGCTCGGTTACCGGGGTTTGCTCCTGCTCAGTGGATCGCTGGAGCCGTGGACGAACATCGTCAGTCGCGTCGACAGTGCGGTGTTCGGCCGCTTCGTCTACCTGATCGATCCGGCGACCGGCCGCGGCCACGATCCGGAAGGCCTGCTCAGCACACTCCCCTCGCTGGCCGGCACCCTGCTTGGCTTGCGCGCTGGATGCTGGCTGCGCGAGGAAAAGAACGGACGCCTGCTGTTCGCCGGCATGTTGTCGCTGCTGCTCGGCGCGCTGTGGTCGCCGTGGCTGCCGTTCAACAAGAACCTGTGGACGCCCTCGTTCGTGCTGTGGACCACCGGCTGGGCCACGCTGGCGCTGCTGACGTTCCACATGCTGATCGACCGGCGCGGCTGGCCGGCATGGGGACGGCGCTTCGGCGTCAACGCGATCGCCGCCTATGCCGGTTCCGAACTGATGCAGATCGCGCTGCCCGCGCTGGGCTGGCAGGAGCCGCTCTACCAGCACCTGTTCGCCCGCTGGATGACGCCGCGCTTCGGCCCGTACGTGCCGTCGCTGGCCTTCGCGGTGGTGTTCGTGGCGTTGTGGTGGCTGATCGTGTGGGCGATGGATCGGCGACGTATCCATCTCAAGCTCTAG
- a CDS encoding IS110 family transposase, with the protein MTNVVGVDVAKATFDVAVGLAKPGKFQTRAKVANREEGFQELMTWLDKHAPEAAVCMEATGIYHEALAIFLVQQGKTVYVANPAQVKYFGKSQLTRTKTDRTDAKLIAQFATSQQAGTHPMAPWMPPTAAQRTLRALVERLDDLKGMERMEANRLDVANDAVRDSVEASLKELRKQIKALEQRINNHIDKDPQLRYDAALMTSIPGIAKTTSASLLAALGDLRRFDAPGKLVAFAGLNPARRESGTLKGQVRISKTGAPGLRAKLYFPAICAKNHNPVVRAFCERLLARGKLPIVTVCAAMRKLLHLVWGVIHTNSLFDPDYPRHRLVASAHASPGCSLA; encoded by the coding sequence ATGACAAACGTTGTGGGAGTGGATGTGGCCAAGGCCACGTTTGATGTGGCCGTTGGTCTGGCCAAGCCGGGCAAATTCCAGACACGCGCCAAGGTGGCCAATCGTGAAGAAGGCTTCCAGGAGTTGATGACCTGGTTGGACAAGCACGCGCCGGAAGCGGCGGTGTGCATGGAAGCGACGGGGATCTATCACGAGGCACTGGCCATCTTCCTGGTACAGCAAGGCAAGACGGTCTACGTGGCCAATCCGGCGCAAGTAAAGTACTTCGGCAAGAGCCAGCTGACGCGAACCAAGACCGACCGCACAGACGCCAAGCTCATTGCGCAGTTCGCCACCAGTCAGCAGGCCGGCACCCATCCGATGGCGCCGTGGATGCCGCCGACAGCGGCCCAGCGCACCTTGCGCGCGCTGGTCGAACGGCTGGACGATCTCAAGGGCATGGAGCGGATGGAAGCGAACCGACTCGACGTCGCCAATGACGCCGTACGCGACTCGGTGGAAGCGTCGCTCAAGGAACTGCGCAAGCAGATCAAGGCGCTGGAGCAGCGCATCAACAATCACATCGACAAGGATCCCCAGCTGCGCTACGACGCGGCGTTGATGACGTCCATCCCCGGCATCGCCAAGACCACGTCGGCCTCCCTGCTCGCCGCACTGGGCGACCTGCGACGCTTCGACGCGCCGGGCAAGCTGGTCGCCTTCGCCGGCCTCAACCCGGCACGGCGCGAGTCGGGCACGCTCAAGGGACAGGTCCGGATCTCCAAAACCGGTGCCCCCGGCTTGCGCGCCAAACTCTACTTTCCCGCCATCTGCGCCAAGAACCACAACCCCGTGGTTCGTGCCTTCTGCGAACGGTTGCTCGCACGCGGGAAGCTCCCCATCGTGACCGTGTGTGCCGCCATGCGGAAGCTCCTGCACCTAGTCTGGGGCGTCATCCATACCAACTCGCTGTTTGATCCTGACTACCCCAGACACCGCCTCGTTGCCTCTGCGCACGCATCACCTGGATGCTCGCTTGCATAA
- a CDS encoding TonB-dependent receptor codes for MHAATSLRLAVLAACIAAALPLDAAMAQQAAPTKSPPAKTTELQTVNVTASKRVENMQKVPMALTVLTPDKLEAFGQSGDTVLQLASRAPSVYAETSYGREFPRFYIRGLGNSDFDLNASQPVSMVYDDVVQENPILKGFPLFDLAQVEVLRGPQGTLFGRNSPAGVIKFESVRPSQETSGYARVSYGSLGTANAEAALGGALGRHWSGRISVLAQHRDGWIDNTFTGRKDALGGYNDRAVRLQVLYENDGFSALLNGHARWLDGSAMVNRANAIELGSPSFVPGFDRDKVAQDGRNKQHLFSWGSNLHLAWNLGGLTFTSITGLERATTYSLGDVDGGYGAVFHQPMGPGFIPFPVETADALPRDRQITQEFRLASNGQDKLNWQVGAYYFDEDIAISNFDYATFNNHALDGYARQTQRTKAWALFGSANYQLADDFELRAGARWSHDSRDFKVDRVLSPIGGGPLRQTAQPHDARWSGDLTGTWTLNPNVNVYARVANGFRAPSVQGRVLFADFISQARPETITSYELGVKTTGMDNHVRFNADVYSYNMHNQQLTAVGGDINVTRLINAKKTQGYGAEFDLEAYLTPNFVLTAGGSYNFTKLKDPGLAVAVCGSGCTVLDPLNAAGNALVDGNTLPNAPEWIGTLTARYGIPYGDGGEFFVYTDWNYRSEVNFFLYDSAEFKGKALLEGGVRLGYNWDYGRREVALYGRNITDKRAITGAIDFNNRTAFVNDPRVIGVEFRAEL; via the coding sequence ATGCACGCCGCCACTTCGTTGCGTCTCGCCGTACTCGCTGCCTGCATTGCCGCCGCGCTGCCGCTGGACGCCGCCATGGCGCAGCAAGCCGCGCCGACCAAATCGCCGCCCGCCAAGACCACCGAACTGCAGACGGTCAACGTCACCGCCTCGAAGCGGGTGGAGAACATGCAGAAGGTGCCGATGGCGCTGACCGTGCTGACGCCGGACAAGCTGGAGGCGTTCGGCCAGTCCGGCGACACCGTGCTGCAGCTCGCCTCGCGCGCACCCAGCGTGTACGCCGAGACCTCCTACGGCCGCGAGTTCCCGCGTTTCTACATCCGCGGTCTGGGCAACAGCGACTTCGACCTGAACGCCTCGCAGCCGGTGTCGATGGTGTACGACGACGTCGTGCAGGAGAACCCGATCCTGAAGGGCTTCCCGTTGTTCGACCTGGCCCAGGTCGAAGTGCTGCGCGGCCCGCAAGGCACTCTGTTCGGGCGCAACTCGCCGGCCGGCGTGATCAAGTTCGAGTCGGTGCGGCCCAGCCAGGAAACCAGCGGCTACGCCCGCGTTTCGTACGGCTCGCTCGGCACCGCCAACGCCGAGGCCGCGCTGGGCGGCGCGCTGGGCAGGCACTGGTCCGGCCGCATCTCCGTGCTGGCGCAGCACCGCGACGGCTGGATCGACAACACCTTCACCGGCCGGAAGGACGCGCTGGGCGGCTACAACGACCGCGCCGTGCGGCTGCAGGTGTTGTACGAGAACGACGGCTTCAGCGCGCTGCTCAACGGCCACGCGCGCTGGCTGGACGGCAGCGCGATGGTCAACCGCGCCAATGCGATCGAGCTGGGCAGCCCCAGCTTCGTGCCCGGCTTCGACCGCGACAAGGTGGCGCAGGACGGCCGCAACAAGCAGCACCTGTTCAGCTGGGGCAGCAACCTGCACCTGGCGTGGAACCTGGGCGGCCTGACCTTCACCTCGATCACCGGGCTGGAGCGCGCCACCACCTACAGTCTCGGCGACGTCGACGGCGGCTATGGCGCGGTGTTCCATCAGCCGATGGGGCCTGGCTTCATCCCGTTCCCGGTCGAGACCGCCGACGCGCTGCCGCGCGACCGTCAGATCACCCAGGAATTCCGCCTGGCCAGCAACGGCCAGGACAAGCTCAACTGGCAGGTCGGCGCGTATTACTTCGACGAAGACATCGCGATCAGCAACTTCGACTACGCCACCTTCAACAACCACGCGCTGGACGGCTACGCCAGGCAGACCCAGCGCACCAAGGCGTGGGCGCTGTTCGGCTCGGCCAACTACCAGCTCGCCGACGACTTCGAGCTGCGTGCCGGCGCGCGCTGGTCGCATGACTCGCGCGACTTCAAGGTGGACCGCGTGCTGTCGCCGATCGGCGGCGGCCCGTTGCGGCAGACTGCGCAGCCGCACGACGCGCGCTGGAGCGGCGACCTCACCGGCACCTGGACGCTGAATCCGAACGTCAACGTCTACGCGCGTGTCGCCAACGGCTTCCGCGCACCGAGCGTGCAGGGCCGCGTGCTGTTCGCCGACTTCATCTCGCAGGCCAGGCCCGAGACGATCACCAGCTACGAGCTGGGCGTGAAGACCACCGGCATGGACAACCACGTGCGCTTCAACGCGGATGTCTACAGCTACAACATGCACAACCAGCAGCTCACCGCGGTCGGCGGCGACATCAACGTCACCCGCCTGATCAACGCGAAGAAGACCCAGGGCTACGGCGCCGAGTTCGACCTGGAGGCCTACCTCACCCCGAACTTCGTGCTCACCGCTGGCGGCAGCTACAACTTCACCAAGCTGAAGGACCCGGGCCTGGCGGTGGCGGTGTGCGGCTCCGGCTGCACCGTGCTCGACCCGCTCAACGCCGCGGGCAACGCGCTGGTCGACGGCAACACCCTGCCGAATGCGCCGGAGTGGATCGGCACCCTCACCGCGCGCTACGGCATCCCGTACGGCGACGGCGGCGAGTTCTTCGTCTACACCGACTGGAACTACCGCAGCGAAGTGAACTTCTTCCTGTACGACTCGGCCGAGTTCAAGGGCAAGGCGCTGCTGGAAGGCGGCGTGCGGCTGGGCTACAACTGGGACTACGGTCGCCGCGAGGTCGCCCTGTACGGCCGCAACATCACCGACAAGCGGGCGATCACCGGCGCGATCGACTTCAACAACCGCACCGCGTTCGTCAACGACCCGCGCGTGATCGGCGTAGAGTTCCGCGCCGAGCTGTAA
- a CDS encoding beta-N-acetylhexosaminidase → MTRRLILLGCATLILGLAGFARAAEPPAPALLPLPAQLRVAAGSFTVDAHTPIVLADEAASTRRTGAWLADLVARTRGLHLPLKHGPATAGAIVLQRDSAAPVANREGYALDVTPQGIRVSARDDAGLFYGAVTLWQLLTPDAKQGAVDVPALAIRDQPRFAWRGLMLDSVRHFQTVEEIERLLDQMAQHKLNTFHWHLTDDQGWRIEIKRYPKLTKIGAWRTPPDAGHDGEPRRYGGFYTQAQLREVVAYAAARHITVVPEIDMPGHAQAAVAAYPQFGVTGQRPPVSTDWGVNPYLYNVDDATFEFIGNVLDEVMALFPSTYIHVGGDEAIKDQWRASPAVQAKMHALGITGEDALQGWFIDRVGQYLDQHGRKLIGWDEILDGDNVPADATVMSWRGTDGAIKAAMMGHDVVMAPAPQLYFDHVQGELADEYAGRLGVESLQSVYAFPTVPAVLGAAQARHVLGVQANVWTEHMPAFAHVEHAVFPRLDALSEVAWSPPVANGWPGFLARLPAQFARYRAQHIAYADSAFAVDIGVDRNVALATGKATVTLSNQADFGRIRYTLDGSTPTLASPRYDAPFNVGLPSTVRAASYAADGSRLAAPRERVLDRAALLSFPGNTLPNCPASNFRLRLQPMPDAESVQPVYAVNVFDACQVFPATLLDGVAAIHVEAARLPRNFALAHEQKLVVSRPHAPPFGELIVHADRCDGPVLASMPLPDPAHSARNFILTAKLPIQQGEHALCLIYIAPIDGPLYALGHVALTP, encoded by the coding sequence ATGACCCGCCGTCTGATCCTGCTCGGCTGCGCGACCCTGATACTGGGCCTCGCCGGCTTCGCCCGGGCCGCCGAGCCGCCGGCTCCCGCCCTGCTGCCGCTGCCGGCGCAACTGCGCGTCGCTGCTGGCAGTTTCACCGTCGACGCGCATACGCCGATCGTGCTCGCCGACGAGGCCGCCTCGACCCGGCGCACCGGCGCGTGGCTGGCCGACCTGGTCGCGCGTACCCGCGGCCTGCACTTGCCGCTGAAGCACGGCCCGGCCACCGCCGGCGCGATCGTGCTGCAACGCGATTCCGCCGCGCCGGTGGCGAACCGCGAAGGCTATGCACTGGATGTCACACCGCAAGGCATCCGGGTCAGCGCGCGCGACGACGCCGGCCTGTTCTACGGCGCGGTGACCCTGTGGCAACTGCTCACGCCCGATGCGAAGCAAGGCGCGGTCGATGTGCCGGCGCTGGCCATTCGCGACCAGCCGCGTTTCGCCTGGCGCGGCCTGATGCTGGATTCCGTGCGGCACTTCCAGACGGTGGAAGAAATCGAGCGCCTGCTCGACCAGATGGCCCAGCACAAGCTCAACACCTTCCACTGGCACCTCACCGACGACCAGGGCTGGCGCATCGAGATCAAGCGCTATCCCAAGCTCACGAAGATTGGCGCATGGCGCACGCCGCCGGATGCCGGGCACGACGGCGAGCCGCGGCGCTACGGTGGTTTCTACACGCAGGCGCAGCTACGCGAAGTGGTCGCGTACGCCGCCGCGCGCCACATCACCGTGGTGCCGGAGATCGACATGCCCGGCCACGCGCAGGCGGCGGTCGCCGCCTATCCGCAGTTCGGCGTCACCGGCCAGCGGCCGCCGGTGTCGACCGACTGGGGCGTCAACCCGTATCTCTACAACGTCGACGACGCCACCTTCGAATTCATCGGCAACGTGCTCGACGAAGTGATGGCGTTGTTCCCCTCGACCTACATCCACGTCGGCGGCGACGAGGCGATCAAGGACCAGTGGCGGGCCTCGCCGGCGGTGCAGGCGAAGATGCATGCGCTGGGCATTACCGGCGAGGACGCGCTGCAGGGCTGGTTCATCGACCGCGTCGGCCAGTACCTCGACCAGCATGGCCGCAAGCTGATCGGCTGGGACGAGATCCTCGACGGCGACAACGTACCGGCCGACGCCACCGTGATGTCCTGGCGCGGCACCGACGGCGCGATCAAGGCGGCGATGATGGGCCACGACGTGGTGATGGCGCCTGCACCGCAGCTGTATTTCGACCACGTGCAGGGCGAGCTCGCCGACGAGTACGCCGGTCGCCTCGGCGTGGAATCGCTGCAGAGCGTGTACGCCTTCCCGACCGTGCCCGCGGTACTGGGCGCGGCACAGGCACGGCACGTGCTGGGCGTGCAGGCCAACGTGTGGACCGAGCACATGCCCGCGTTCGCCCACGTGGAGCACGCCGTGTTCCCGCGGCTGGATGCGCTCAGCGAAGTGGCGTGGTCGCCGCCCGTGGCCAACGGCTGGCCGGGCTTTCTCGCCAGGTTGCCGGCGCAGTTCGCGCGCTACCGCGCGCAGCATATCGCCTACGCCGACAGCGCCTTCGCGGTGGACATCGGCGTGGATCGCAACGTGGCGTTGGCCACCGGCAAGGCCACGGTGACGCTGTCGAATCAGGCGGACTTTGGCCGCATCCGCTACACGCTGGACGGCAGCACGCCCACGCTCGCCTCGCCGCGCTACGACGCGCCGTTCAACGTGGGCCTGCCGAGCACGGTGCGCGCCGCCAGTTACGCCGCCGACGGCAGCCGGCTCGCCGCGCCGCGCGAACGCGTGCTGGATCGCGCGGCCCTGCTGAGCTTTCCCGGCAACACCTTGCCGAACTGCCCCGCCAGTAACTTCCGCCTGCGCCTGCAACCCATGCCCGACGCGGAGAGCGTGCAGCCGGTGTACGCGGTGAACGTGTTCGATGCCTGCCAGGTGTTTCCCGCCACGCTGCTGGATGGCGTCGCCGCGATCCATGTCGAGGCGGCGCGCCTGCCGCGCAACTTCGCGTTGGCGCACGAGCAGAAGCTGGTGGTGTCGCGTCCGCACGCTCCCCCGTTCGGCGAACTGATAGTGCATGCCGACCGATGCGACGGGCCGGTGCTGGCCAGCATGCCGCTGCCCGATCCGGCGCACAGCGCCCGCAACTTCATATTGACCGCAAAACTGCCGATACAGCAGGGCGAGCACGCGCTGTGTCTGATCTACATCGCGCCAATCGACGGACCGTTGTACGCGTTGGGCCACGTGGCGTTGACGCCATGA
- a CDS encoding beta-glucosidase family protein, with product MSRRPRRLSAYAFALAVVATATAAGEPPARPWMNASLSPDARAALVVQAMSQDEKFQLITTAYGSASDGKPAPACALGSAGCTPAFARLGLPALQETDAGLGVARPLNAHSHDVATALPSGLATAASWDPAVAEAGGAMIGHEAHRKGFNVLLAGGVNLTRDPRNGRNFEYAGEDPLLAGVMVGHTVRGVQSQHVVSTVKHYAINDLETARNTMNAKLDPVAARESDLRAFEIALGIGEPGSVMCAYNRVNGTYACENAWLLDQVLKREWGYQGFVMSDWGAVHSAAKSALAGLDQQSAGETFDPQVFFAAPLREAIAKGEVPQARLDDMVQRILRSLFAVGAIDHPAKAAPIDYAADAKVAQHAAEAGAVLLRNQDGLLPLARTLKSVAVIGAHADKGVLAGGGSSAVTVPGGNAVPGLAPTVWPGPVMYHPSAPLAAIARRIGGKASYASGEDIAAAAKLAASSEVAVVFVQQWAAESFDRPHMALDGQQDALVAAVARANLHTVVVLENNSPLAMPWLEQTAAVLEAWYPGNAGGEAIARLLFGEVDPSGRLPLSWPRDESQLPRPVIAGAGLAAIGLPPQGQPADTVDYDIEGADVGYRWFQRRGSEPLFPFGYGLGYTTFGYGPLTVTTDAAGVVTASFAVTNTGKRAGADVPQLYVQLPGEQVSRLVGWQKVALQPGQTQRVRLALPAVRFARYDDHGHGWRVAAGSYRLLLGRSSAQIEQRAELRLPAVFPAGAQR from the coding sequence ATGTCCCGTCGTCCGCGCCGTCTGTCCGCCTATGCTTTCGCCCTCGCCGTGGTCGCCACTGCCACGGCGGCCGGGGAACCGCCGGCGCGACCCTGGATGAACGCTTCGCTGTCGCCTGATGCGCGCGCCGCGCTGGTGGTGCAGGCGATGAGCCAGGACGAGAAGTTCCAGCTGATCACCACCGCCTACGGCAGCGCCTCCGACGGCAAGCCGGCGCCGGCCTGCGCGCTCGGTTCGGCGGGTTGCACGCCGGCGTTCGCGCGGCTGGGCCTGCCGGCGCTGCAGGAGACCGACGCGGGGCTGGGCGTGGCGCGCCCGCTCAACGCGCACAGCCACGACGTCGCCACGGCGCTGCCGTCCGGCCTGGCCACGGCGGCCAGCTGGGATCCGGCGGTGGCCGAGGCCGGCGGCGCGATGATCGGCCACGAGGCCCACCGCAAGGGCTTCAACGTGCTGCTGGCCGGCGGCGTCAACCTGACCCGCGACCCGCGCAACGGCCGCAACTTCGAGTACGCCGGCGAAGACCCGCTGCTGGCCGGCGTGATGGTCGGCCACACGGTGCGCGGAGTGCAGTCGCAGCACGTGGTGTCCACCGTCAAGCACTACGCCATCAATGACCTGGAAACCGCCCGCAACACGATGAACGCGAAGCTCGATCCGGTCGCCGCGCGCGAATCGGACCTGCGCGCGTTCGAGATCGCGCTGGGCATCGGCGAGCCGGGCTCGGTGATGTGCGCCTACAACCGCGTCAACGGCACCTATGCCTGCGAGAACGCATGGCTGCTCGACCAGGTGCTCAAGCGCGAGTGGGGCTACCAGGGTTTCGTGATGTCCGACTGGGGCGCGGTGCACAGCGCGGCGAAGTCGGCGCTGGCCGGGCTGGACCAGCAATCGGCCGGCGAGACGTTCGACCCGCAGGTGTTCTTCGCCGCGCCGCTGCGTGAGGCGATCGCCAAGGGCGAGGTGCCGCAGGCGCGGCTGGACGACATGGTGCAGCGCATCCTGCGCAGCCTGTTCGCGGTTGGCGCGATCGACCACCCCGCCAAGGCAGCGCCGATCGATTACGCCGCCGACGCGAAGGTGGCGCAGCACGCCGCCGAGGCCGGCGCGGTGTTGCTGCGCAACCAGGATGGCTTGCTGCCGCTGGCGCGCACGCTGAAGTCGGTGGCGGTGATCGGGGCACACGCGGACAAGGGCGTGCTGGCCGGCGGCGGTTCGTCGGCGGTGACCGTGCCGGGTGGCAATGCGGTGCCGGGGCTGGCGCCGACCGTGTGGCCGGGTCCGGTGATGTACCACCCGTCCGCGCCGCTGGCGGCGATCGCCCGCCGTATCGGCGGCAAGGCCAGCTACGCCAGCGGCGAGGACATCGCGGCCGCGGCGAAGCTGGCCGCCTCGTCCGAGGTGGCGGTGGTGTTCGTGCAGCAGTGGGCGGCCGAGTCGTTCGATCGTCCGCACATGGCGCTGGATGGCCAGCAGGACGCACTGGTCGCCGCCGTCGCCAGGGCCAACCTGCACACCGTGGTGGTGCTGGAGAACAACAGCCCGCTGGCGATGCCGTGGCTGGAGCAGACCGCGGCGGTGCTGGAGGCCTGGTACCCCGGCAACGCCGGTGGCGAGGCGATCGCGCGGCTGCTGTTCGGCGAAGTGGATCCGTCCGGTCGGCTGCCGCTCAGCTGGCCGCGCGACGAGTCGCAGCTGCCGCGCCCGGTCATCGCCGGCGCCGGCCTGGCCGCGATCGGCCTGCCGCCGCAGGGCCAGCCCGCCGACACGGTCGACTACGACATCGAGGGCGCCGACGTCGGCTACCGCTGGTTCCAGCGCCGCGGCAGCGAGCCGCTGTTCCCGTTCGGCTACGGCCTCGGCTACACCACCTTCGGCTACGGCCCGCTGACCGTCACCACGGATGCGGCCGGCGTGGTGACCGCGTCATTCGCGGTCACCAATACTGGCAAGCGCGCCGGCGCCGACGTACCGCAGCTCTACGTGCAGCTGCCCGGCGAACAGGTGTCGCGGCTGGTCGGCTGGCAGAAGGTGGCGCTGCAGCCGGGGCAGACGCAACGGGTCCGGCTGGCGCTGCCGGCAGTGCGTTTCGCGCGCTATGACGACCACGGCCACGGCTGGCGCGTCGCCGCCGGCAGCTACCGGCTGCTGCTCGGTCGCTCGTCCGCGCAGATCGAACAGCGCGCGGAACTGCGCCTGCCGGCGGTGTTCCCCGCCGGCGCACAGCGCTGA